A stretch of DNA from Arachis hypogaea cultivar Tifrunner chromosome 19, arahy.Tifrunner.gnm2.J5K5, whole genome shotgun sequence:
CCCTTCGTGCCCCTCCTTCACCCTCCAGTAAAACACGTGAATCTCCACTGGCTTTATAGGTATTTCCACTCCGCTCACCTTTTTTACCAGTTTGCTCATCCACGCTCCCACCGTTACCACGCATTTCTTGCCGCGAAACGTTTCGTTGTTGGAAGCCGAAACCACCACGACGCCTCTTTCGTCCTTCTTTATGTCCGTGATCTCTTTGTTGTCTTTCAGAACCGCGCCGTTTTTGTGTGCTAGGGTTTGGAACATGGCTACGGCTTTCGTCGCCTTTATGACGCCGCCGAACTCGTTCAAGATCCCGATGGAGTCATCGGGGAAGTCGATGCGGCCCGAGAATTTCTCTGCCAGCTGGCAGCGGTTGAGGACCTCGTGGGGGATGCCGTGGTTACTGCAGTTTTCGAGGATTTTGAGTAGTGTATGGTCATGGGCGTGGCCCATGTCGAGTTGGTGGGCTGGGAAGTAGACGTTGTAGCCGATTTGGGCCTGGGCCTGCTGCCAGAGGGTATAGGACTCCATGACGAGAGGGTAGTAATAGGGCTTGGAGTAGTTGGCGCGAATGGTGCGAGACTCGCCGTGGGAGGAGCCACGGTGGTGGAGGAAGTCGAACTGCTCTATGAGAAGGGTCTTTAGCCCCCTCTTGGAAGCGTGGTAGGCGGTGGCGCTCCCCATGACGCCGCCGCCTACGATTATGACGTCGAAGAGCTCATCGCTGACGTTCTGCATTTCTTTTAGTTACTATCTACCACCGGAAGTTGGTCTATTACGAGTCAGTGGGGCTTGGTGACGATGGACATGTTTACAATTTATTTATAGTAGTGAGaatagaaaaatgaaaattgaattGGTATGCATAATAATATAGTAGTTTTTGGAGTTCTTTACTGGGGATTAAAGATGCCAAAATCAAAAGGTAGAAAATTGAATTGGTATGCATAATAATATAGTAGTTTTTGGAGTTCTTTACTGGGGATAAAAGATGCCAAAATCAAAAGGtagaatagagagaaaagattttaaatatattggtatattgatatttttagtgaattttaacattttaattataagatttttttcgtctataaaataaaataattaattatttttttagaaaaaatttttcagttttatttttaaggatatgaattttttttttgggaataAGAGCAAGTTTGCTGCATTTCTGGCGAACTCTATAATGAGTTTGGCACATTATTTAAACTGGTGGGACTATTTTTGTttgtccctttcttcttctattctcccTTCTAAATTTTCTCTGTTACTTTTTTCTATGTAAAGTTTAGTGTGGATGATTTTCTCAGTTCCAGATTAGTAAATAATAgtctatttttttatcttaattagaATTATTTGGTTTACTATTTACATGTTAGATAAAATTATTAGGTATAGAATGTTTGTTGGTTAGAATAACAGATTTACtatttacatgttagttagttagacGTGTTTTTAAGTGTTGTTATATTAGGtagattattttatattactGTTTTTTAGTATAGTTACTGTTTATTGTCTATAAACATGTTAATGAATATAAGAAAGTAGGGGTGTTCGCAGTACGGTTTGATTCGGTTTTGAGGGAAAAAGGCATCCGATCCGAACgcttaatttatgtgcggtgcggtttggattggatgaacttttttgaaaatccgatccgatccgattcgatTACAAgtggtttggatcggtttggatctgcggttttttaaataaaaaataataatttaatttataaagttAATAACCTGTCCAACAATCCATCATAATAATAAAGCACAAtccaacataataataaaatgtaaATTCCATAAAACATTATAAAGCAACATGTCTAATTGTCCAGCAATCCAACATATTCAACAAgtcttgataaaataataattcttcaacataaaaacaactaaacaagtctcaacaacacaaaattaaataacatatcaAAGTCTGaataaaaacataacataaaaaaCTCTAAGCTGAGAGGTGAAGCACTGATCACTAATCAGATTCATCACCAGAGTCTTCTTCATCTATTAGTTGAAGAATCGGCTCAAGTtctacaataaaatataataaaataaatattaataacttaAACATATTATCAAGTAGTAAAGTTAATCACTAtgtgaagataaaataaaacataatattaaAGAACATTACCTTTTCTCAAGTTTTTCAAATTCTTCAAAAGACTCCTCAAGGTCAATTGGCAATAAATTGGCTCGAAACCAATTTTGTGCACAAATCAAAGCTTCAACAGTTTTTGGGGTAAGAGAGCTCCTATATTGATTAAGCACTCTACCTCCAGTGCTAAAGGCGGATTCAGAAGCAACCGTTGACACCAGCATAGCTAGAATATCCCTCGCAATTTGACTTAGAAAAGGATATTTGTAATTGTTAGAGCTCACTTTCCACCAAGTTAAAATATCAAAACTACTTGGATCAACTGGTTTCTCCAAGGACTCCATGAGATATAAATCCACTTCATTTGTGTTGACACTCTCACTTGCTTGTACATCATTTTCAAATGCTGTCGTAAAGCGAACATCATCAAAGGCACTATCATCCATATCCACATCTTGGCTGTGTTGTGCAGATTGGTATGCTTGATCACTATTGAGAGCAACCCTATAGCTGTTAAACAAGTCATTGAATACCTCCTTCACCTGACTACATAAGAAATCAACATCCTCCTTTTCAAACAACCTTTGAAAACTCCACTCAACAAACTTAATCTTGTATCTAGGGTCAAGTACCACAGcaacaaaaatcatcatattcatGTTCCTCAAGTTACCCCAATATTTATCATGCTTAACCTTCATTTTTGTAGCCATACCCTTAAGTAATATGTCATTACTATCAGCCCATGTCTTCAAAGAACTAAGAATTGAACAAAAGTGATGAAAATATGAAGAAGAAGTCACAAATGTAGAATCTGAGACCTTTTTGGTTACATCGgaaaaaatcttcaaaaatctcACAAAGCATCTTGCATTATCCCAATCTTCATTCTTTGGAATGACTCCTTGCATCATTACAAACTCAGCATCCCTTTCACTTAATCTCTTGAAGGCCTTTTGGAATTTTAAAGCACTATCAAGCATTATGTAAGTGGAATTCTACCTAGTGGGGACATCTAATTGCACACAAGAGCAGTCTTGGATCCTAGCCTCTTTAATACAACTTTTAAACCTATCCATATGACTAGAAGAAGCACGGACATATCTAACAGCATTCCTAATTCTACTAATTGAAGAATGCATATCCTTCAAACCATCATTCACCACCAAGTTCAAGATATGAGCACAACACCTAACACGCAAATGTTCACCTTTTAAAGGATATGAATTCTAATCCTCCATTCTACCTTTCAAGTAACAAATGGCAACATCATTTGAACTAGCATTATCAACTGTGTTGCTAAAGACTCTATTTATTTCCCAATTTAAAAGACATTTTTCTATTTTCCTACCAATTGTTTCACCTTTATGATTCTTGATGAGACAAAAGTTAAGAATTCTCTTTTGTAACTTCCAATCTTGATCAATAAAATGTGTAGTGAGGCAAAGATAGTTTAGATTTTGTACAGAAGTCCAACAATCAGTTATCAAACACACACTTTGATTTGAGTTTATAAAGACACTCTTCAACTTATGTTGTTCATTCATGAACAAGTTCTAACAATCCCTGGCAACTGAAATTCTGCTCGGAATATGGAGTTTTGGCTGTAAAACACTCATGAAATAACGAAACCCCTCCCCTTCGACAAATCTAAAAGGCAACTCATTTATGATTATCATTCTAGCAAGAGCTTGTCTACATAAATCAGGATCAAATGATACAACAGTCAAACAATTACCCagcccattttcttcttcttttttaagttgctgcataacaagtattttttGTGTAGGATCAAGTGAATCTTTTGGAAATTTTCTACACTGACTCAACAAGTGACTTTTAAGATTGCTAGTACCATTTTTATGTGAATCAGCCACATAAGATGCTCTACACCACTTACATATAGCCCTAGGTTTGGGaccattttcatcttttttaaaaCGTTGATATCGTTATTTGAACCAGAAACTTCAAAAAATGCATGTCATATCCAAAGGTCTGAAGATGCCATAACCTCAAGTATTATGGTTGCAACCCCACAataaccactcatgtacatacCTTTTCATGCCTTTGAACAAGTTTTTCATTGCCAATGCATGTTGTCAATGCTACCCAACATACTAGGAAAGCCACGCCTCCTCCATTTGTAGCAGGCATCGTATaacatttgaatttgattttctcAAGTATTCATTCTTGAACACCGAAATGACACCTTCAACATATTTTTTCAAGCATTCAATTGTGGTGCTCTCGCCTATGTGCATATAATCATCAACAGCATTAGCTGCTGCGCCATATGCTAACATTCGTATCACAGTAGTGCATTTTTGCAAGGGTGACAAGCCTCTTCTCCCAATTGCATCGACCTTCTATTAAAAATACGGATAGAAATTTGAGAGGGCGTATACTATTAGAAAGAACACGTGTCTTCTCATTCAAAACTTATGTCGAAAAATATCAGCATTATACACTGGCTCATCTGCAAGGTAATCTTTAAAACGGCGATCATGTCCCCCTACTCGATCTTTGTTGATCCATCTACGAGGAGTTTGGAAAGAGCTTCTCTCGATatctttgtcttctgaatcatTGAACAAACACTCATCGATCCAATTATCTATGAGTGTGTTATCTCGCCTTCTTCTTttaccatacaaagcctcattaaatatatctttaaaatttttagtcatttcttaaaataaaatatttagtattttGAGATGAGAAACTAGCTTTGAAATGTAGTTTGTGATTGTAAATATTTGATAACTGATATTTATAAGTGTATCCGCAACAAGTAACTAATATTCAAGAACTAGTTTTGCAACGTCCATCTCATAACGCCTAGCTTTTTTCTTGTCTAATTTTGAAAACGGTTAATTTTGTAACGGTTactttcataaaaaataacacataataatattgactaattttaaaagttacaTTATAAATGAATAAAACATACTACATTACATACCgtaatacacaataaaaataaaacatattactTAACTCTATGAATACAAGGAACCATTAAGTAAACCACTTATTAATTATTTGCATATccatttctcttttcctttccttagccatcctttccatttcccttttctttgcatttatctccatttctttaaTATACTTCTGATTTGTAATTCATTTTCTTTGATtgccataattttttttctttgtttcctcacttcttctctttctttttccctatCCATTAGTTCTTTTTATCTAACATTCTTAATATATTCTATGAGAGATAGTTTCTTAACAACTAATGATTTCTTTTCGCTAAGATCTTCAGACATGTGTGCTTTTTCCTTATCTTTTCTCTTGCTATTCTTTGATCCTTGTGGGAAAACGGAAGAGTCCACACTGGTTTCTTCGCCAACAGTGTTTTTAGATTTGATTACGATGAGTATGCTCCAGTTGTACTGACCTTGGTTCTCTTTGAGCCTTCATTTTGTGTTGGTAGTTGGTTTCTGCTTTTTTTATTCCTAATGAAACATATTCCAATGCCTCtcaaaagtgaatttttttaCCATAATTTGTAGAATAAAGTTCATACACCAACTCCTTTATATAATCAGCATTCGAACCGCTCCTTATGTTTCGACTAGCTTGATCATAGCAACCATCAAATTGTGCAACTGTCTTGTTGATCTTATACTATTATTTCTTACATACAATTGTCCTTCTTTCCATGTCAGAACTAAATTTTACATAATAGCTGTGAATTCGATTCTAAAATATTTTGTCCTTTTGGTCGGTATCAACTATAGGGTCAATCGAAACACTCAATCATGCACTAATCAACATCTTATCTTCTTTCCATTGCCAGGGTTGAATACTATCTTGCCAACGATTTTCAATGGCATCATCATTGAGGTCGATAGTATCTACTACACGAGGGTTAGCAAAATCTAAATTTTTCGAATTCGGACTAGATTGTATCAGAGTCTAAAAGGATAGGTTAGAAGAGTCACCAATACCATATGAGTCATGTCTAGATGCACAGAATTGAGTTGGAAATAGCAAGGATGTTGGAGTAACATTTTCGATAGAGGAGTTAAATATGGATAAAAATGGATAATGcggtgtttgtgaattttgattatGTAGTTGGAAAataggaaattgattattattataaggagattaaaaattgaaattaggaATATTTTGTGGATTTAGACTTTGAAATATATTTGGtagtgtgaagttttgatttggaatttGAGAGTTTGAAGTTTGAGATTGTTGAGTATTTAGAATTTGAGAAAAATTTTGTAAGTAAttgaaaaaagagttgaattggtttggatctatttttttaacaaaaaataatatcagtagaactttaatttcataaatttgaaagaaaaatgaagaagagtAGAAAAAATtgtgagaatagaagtgtatGTAGATCATAGTTATCAGAAATGAATCGGTATGAACCGATCAAGTTACTGGATCATTGGGTTATTGGATCAACCGGTGAGTTACTGATTGAATCGGTTAACCtagtcataattaaattattatataaaattttactattatcttcataataaatgtatttttttaattttatttttatactatagtaattattacttttattttaataatttagtttatatattatattattatatattataagtgTTTatgccctgggtcgagttgtACTACCTGGGCTGATTAAAGACAATTCGACCGACCTTCTCAGGTCTAGAAtttcccgacctcttctcaaagagttcggccaaatcgctaCAGAGAGCCCAGGAAGGCCCAAATAAAGGGACACagccaaatctaaaggcagccaaaacctagaaagataagggtggTCCTccaaaagataagatgacttcactcaaagataagataagataagataactatcttatctccagaaaggtcactctataTTACTATAAGTACACTGGAGCtcccatgtataactcatactctgattctactaaaaacctgcttaaatcccatgctaacttaagcatcggagtctcttgcaggtactaccACCCTCGGGTGATGAAGGATCAACAGCATCTACAGCTCCACCagctccaacaagtcggacacgactgCTCTGGCCACcgcagcagatctcatccgagatcgaccatgacaatgaccacaacTCTGGTTTGGTAGATAGAACGCCAAACAAAAACATGGATACCACAGCCAAAGATACACCTCTACAAAACAGAGAGAAGCAGTTTCCAAACTCAGAAATTCTGAAAGCCCTCAGAGAATAACAAGATCGGCTTAAACAGTACGAACAGGAGGTAGAACACCAACCTGAAGCTGAGAGGGACCTCCGAAGAGAAGCTAGATGACGCCGAGAGCTAGAAGATAAGCTCTTAAAGCTTGAAGCTAATCCCAAAACTAAAACAGCTCAACCCGGTCACGGCGACAGCCcccacaaggatcaagatcccttcagcaaaaaaatcatgaaagctaaggttccaaaggattttaaagctcccgacatgaccccatacAACGGTACCtccgatccaagccatcatctcagcaactttagaagcagaatgtatctcaccgatgcctcagacgcTATTCAATGCAAAGCCTTCCTGACTACTCTAACAAAGACggcaattaagtggttcgacagcttgcCTCCTATATCTATCACCAGTTTTGATGACTTAGCTAAGAATTTTCTTGCTAGATTTTCcattcagaaggacaaagccaaacacgccctaagcctattaggaatcaaataaggagatcgggagagtcatTGCtcttacatggaaagattcaacaaagcttgcctggacatacaaagcctacccaCAGAaacagccatcatgggtctcatcaatggcctacgagaagggccctttagtcactctatatcaaagaaacacccaacatctttaaatgaagtgcaagaacaggcagagaaatatatcaacatggagaaaaattctcgattaggagagacctcaaaatcgggATTCTCCTACTCatctcgggataaggataaagagtccaagaaaaaagaagatcaacacagagagaagcctaaaaaatatcacaattacacccctttTCGGGTATCTCTTGTAGATGTTttccgagaagtatgccacaccgagaagattccaccacctcgtccaatcaaaagcaaaaaaggagggagaaatcggacagaatactatgagtaccaccgaatctatggacatcctacAAACGAGTGCTTCAacctaaaaaatgtcatagaaaagttggTAAGAGAAGGACGACTAGATCGATACTTAGCCAACAAAACAGATGaacccagaaaaagaagaagggatgaagaggtcggacgaactgAATGACCACCCTGCACCCCGgagaggcacgttcacatgataaatggaggattcgcaagaggagggatctccaaatcatctcgcaaaaggcaccttaaagaagtatatcatattGGAGGAGAGGAAGgatcacccgacctccctaccattACTTTTACCAAAGAAGACGCGGCAGGCGTCATCCCAGGatatgatgatcccatggtcattactatcatattggccaacgctaatctccaccgTACATTGGTGGACTAAGGAAGCTCAGCGGATATTTTGTTTAAAttcgccttcgacaaactcagcttacaagaaaaagagctcagagcatatccgaacagcttgttcggactaggagatactccaatccaacctcttggatatatttcactacacacaacctttggaaagggaacccggtcaaggacactcaacatagactacatcataGTCGACGTGAGcacagcctacaatgccctagtAGGTCGGATAACGCTAAATCAGCTTGCCGCAGTAAtgtcaactccacatctatgcatgaagtttccaacccCAGAAGGGATAACCACGATAAAAGGAAACCAGAAAACTGCGCGacactgttacaatgaaagtctgaaccttaaaggcaAAAGAGAAGAAATCAACACCATCGAGCTCGGAGGAGTTCGAGGtcgggaagaacttcgtccacaaccggAAGGCGAGATCGAGGAAGTCCAGATCGGGGATGTCCCAGATAAGACAACCAGTATTGGGGCGACTTTGAAAGGAGACATAAAGGAGTCTTTGATACAGTTCCTAAGAGATAATGTctatctctttgcatggaaggccgcagacatgccggacATAGATACCAAACTAATGTGCTACAAActggcagtatacccaggatctcagcCAATTCAACAGAAGCGTTAGAAGCTCAGACTAGAAAGATCTCAAGCGGTGGAAGAAtaagtacaagctctactggaggcaggattcataagagaagtcaaatatccactatggctGGCCAACATTgtattggtgaaaaagtcaaatgggaaatggcgaatgtgcaccgattacaccgacctcaataaagcatgtccaaaagatccttatccactcccaagcatagacactctagtggatgcctcctccgttTACAAGTACCTTTctttcatggatgcctattcaagatataatcaaatcccgatgtacccacctgatcaagaaaagacctcattcctaaccccaaaagcaaactactgctatgtcgtcatgccattcggactcaaaaatgcaggagctacctaccaaagactaatgaataaagtctttacAGACCACATcgggaaactcatggaggtatatgtggacgacatgttgataaaaacacaaaatgaggAATCATTACTGTCCGAACTCGCCAGAGTGTTCAACACCATcagaaagcatggcatgcgacttaatcccgcaaagtgtacctttgcagtagaagccggAAAATTCCTGGGTTTCATGCTAACACAACGAGGAATCGAGGCGAACCCGGATAAATGCCGAGCTATACTCAACATGGAaagtccgacctgtgtcaaaaaagtacaacaactcaacggaagactagcagccttgtccagatttctagccagaTCAGCCATAAGATATCTTCCCTTCTACGCTACACTAAGcaaaggaaagaggtttgaatggaccacagaatgtgagcaagccttccaggatttcaaaaaattcctaggccaaccacccattcttactcgACCACGAaaaggagaagcactcatattatatctcgcagtgggaactcgggcaatagcctcagcgctagtcagagaagacgaaggtgggcaacaacctatctacttcatcagcaaagccctaCAAGGGGTCGAAccgaactatcaaaagatagaaaaattcgcctacgctctcatactaatgatgtgtattttcggaaaacgaattccaaacacacaaaactcaccggcaagtgcaccgggtcgtatcaagtaataataactcacgtgagtgaggtcgatcccacagggattgaaggattgagcaatttcagtttagtggttgatttagtcaagcgaatcaagatttggttgagtgatttgtgattaacagaatttaaattgcatggaaagtaaagggaatgggtaaattgcatgaaattaaagagaatagaaaataaagtgctgaatcttaaagaacaagaaattaaatggcagaaacttagaacgcaagaaatataaattgcagaatcttaaagtgc
This window harbors:
- the LOC112779355 gene encoding probable sarcosine oxidase codes for the protein MQNVSDELFDVIIVGGGVMGSATAYHASKRGLKTLLIEQFDFLHHRGSSHGESRTIRANYSKPYYYPLVMESYTLWQQAQAQIGYNVYFPAHQLDMGHAHDHTLLKILENCSNHGIPHEVLNRCQLAEKFSGRIDFPDDSIGILNEFGGVIKATKAVAMFQTLAHKNGAVLKDNKEITDIKKDERGVVVVSASNNETFRGKKCVVTVGAWMSKLVKKVSGVEIPIKPVEIHVFYWRVKEGHEGDFAIGGDFPTFSSHGGVHVFGTPSLEYPGLVKIVVDSGDKCDPDKREWGPGVRMNELKEWIKESFNGLVDWREPVVKQACMYSMTPDNDYVVDFLGGQFGKDVVVGGGFSGHGFKMAPVIGRILAELAVDGVPSGGTDISPFGIGRFNNSQK